A genomic segment from Desulfovibrio sp. encodes:
- a CDS encoding Chromate resistance protein ChrB, whose protein sequence is MRFLFFSYTLPTKAAKGRVQVWRQLKKTGAISYRGLWVIPFNKERIPLLEELAALVLSLEGESLVFEGKLLNAADEGRVLDNLGEASRLEYTELLDKCSDYLKEIEKETAAENFIFAEVEENEEELEKLKNWFKKIQKRQIVEIPEKEQAIAAIAKCEEVFEQFSTVAYERADKA, encoded by the coding sequence ATGCGTTTTCTCTTCTTCTCGTACACCCTGCCGACCAAGGCGGCTAAAGGCCGAGTCCAAGTCTGGCGGCAATTGAAAAAAACTGGGGCCATAAGTTACCGGGGGCTATGGGTTATTCCTTTCAACAAAGAGCGAATCCCATTGCTAGAAGAACTGGCAGCACTGGTGCTTTCCCTTGAGGGCGAATCCCTGGTATTTGAAGGAAAGCTTTTGAACGCGGCCGACGAAGGCCGTGTTCTGGACAACTTGGGAGAAGCCTCGCGCCTTGAATACACGGAACTTTTAGATAAGTGCTCAGACTATCTAAAAGAAATAGAAAAGGAGACCGCTGCCGAGAACTTTATCTTTGCAGAGGTTGAAGAAAACGAAGAAGAACTGGAAAAGCTGAAAAACTGGTTCAAGAAAATCCAGAAGCGCCAGATTGTAGAAATACCGGAAAAAGAGCAGGCCATTGCTGCAATTGCCAAATGCGAAGAAGTGTTTGAACAGTTTTCGACAGTTGCTTATGAGCGGGCTGATAAAGCCTAA
- a CDS encoding inorganic phosphate transporter yields the protein MGILTVFSDVFSGDALTTCTVLSGLFFGWTIGSHYTGATLGMAYGAGVIKSPRLASLLVAAFALMGATFESGNVVNTVGTGILEKSQVTDLGAMVMMLTAALVTAANTWMRWPVSTSQLACFAVVGAGVGMGATIFWQTTIVFLFVTWVGTPVISCLLAFVFTRMGDSVFKTITPTTHKLLSAALLAACCYAAYTLGANNTGNAVGIFYGLGLTTPMKAGFIGGIAMGIGAMTWGKPILEKVGKGILHLDLTTGLSAKMAQSLTAHTAAMLGYPTSMNQALIGGVAGAGGARGLKTLNKKALAEIVFSWFFTPALAGIVSYALYKVLSAVLGIH from the coding sequence ATGGGAATTTTAACTGTATTCTCAGACGTTTTTTCTGGAGACGCTCTCACAACCTGCACGGTTTTGTCCGGTTTGTTTTTTGGCTGGACCATTGGGTCACACTACACCGGGGCCACGCTTGGCATGGCCTACGGGGCTGGCGTTATAAAGTCTCCTCGGCTTGCCAGTCTTCTGGTAGCGGCATTTGCGCTGATGGGTGCTACGTTTGAGAGCGGCAATGTGGTAAACACTGTGGGAACAGGCATTCTGGAAAAAAGCCAGGTCACAGATCTTGGAGCCATGGTAATGATGTTGACCGCCGCTCTTGTGACAGCTGCAAACACATGGATGCGCTGGCCAGTTTCTACTTCTCAGCTAGCGTGCTTCGCCGTTGTTGGCGCGGGGGTGGGCATGGGGGCAACAATTTTTTGGCAAACAACCATTGTCTTTTTGTTTGTGACCTGGGTTGGTACCCCTGTTATTAGCTGTCTACTTGCATTCGTTTTTACCCGCATGGGCGATTCCGTTTTTAAAACCATTACCCCGACAACCCATAAGTTACTAAGTGCGGCTCTGCTTGCGGCATGCTGTTATGCGGCCTACACGCTTGGGGCCAACAATACGGGCAATGCAGTAGGCATTTTTTACGGATTAGGCCTTACCACCCCCATGAAAGCTGGTTTTATTGGCGGCATCGCCATGGGCATAGGGGCTATGACTTGGGGCAAGCCCATACTTGAGAAAGTAGGAAAGGGTATTCTGCACCTTGATTTAACCACAGGGCTTTCCGCAAAAATGGCGCAAAGCCTCACAGCGCACACAGCAGCAATGCTTGGATACCCCACGTCCATGAACCAAGCGCTCATCGGTGGTGTTGCAGGGGCTGGCGGCGCGCGCGGTCTTAAGACGCTGAACAAAAAGGCACTGGCTGAAATCGTTTTTTCATGGTTTTTTACCCCCGCTCTGGCTGGTATTGTTTCGTATGCCCTGTACAAAGTGCTGAGCGCAGTTTTGGGCATCCATTAA
- a CDS encoding MFS transporter, with translation MLKLLGKKTATPAVTFVVLMGIVSLFADMTHEGARSVYGSYLPLLGASATAIGFVSGFGELVGYSLRLFTGIIANKTKCYWGMTLLGYGVNVVAIPFLALVPENGWMLACILIVSERAGKAIRQPAKNTLLSFAATQVGVGKAFALQEFLDQLGAFLGPVLLFCVLWFKGGENTLESYALCFAVLGIPAVATMCWLFWAKQCFPTPELFEKTTGNEAVSKKSSFILYLVAISLFAFGFIDFPIVTMHAAKQNIFSVSSLPLLYAWAMIVDAFAALVFGALYDKIQFKALIVSGIISAFSAVFIFSISSFWGIAIGVTLWGIGMGAQESILKAAVVGLTSKENRSASFGFFESCFGVSWFMGSWFMGWLYDFNPHGLVICSVTAQLLALPLYARIHGEKTTTKPSAA, from the coding sequence ATGCTTAAATTATTGGGCAAAAAAACAGCTACTCCTGCCGTGACCTTTGTTGTCTTGATGGGGATCGTCAGCCTGTTTGCAGATATGACCCATGAGGGAGCTAGAAGTGTTTACGGCTCCTACCTCCCCCTTCTTGGAGCTTCTGCTACGGCAATCGGCTTTGTTTCAGGCTTTGGCGAGCTTGTTGGCTATTCGCTCCGGCTGTTTACGGGCATCATAGCCAACAAGACAAAATGCTATTGGGGCATGACCCTGCTGGGGTATGGCGTCAATGTTGTCGCCATACCCTTTCTGGCGCTGGTTCCAGAAAATGGGTGGATGCTGGCTTGTATTCTGATTGTGTCCGAGAGGGCTGGCAAGGCCATACGTCAGCCGGCAAAAAATACGCTTCTGTCATTTGCCGCCACACAGGTTGGCGTGGGCAAGGCCTTTGCCCTGCAAGAATTCCTTGACCAACTGGGCGCATTTTTGGGGCCAGTGCTGCTTTTTTGTGTGCTCTGGTTCAAAGGAGGTGAAAACACGCTTGAGTCGTATGCACTTTGTTTTGCGGTTCTGGGGATTCCGGCGGTAGCCACCATGTGCTGGCTTTTTTGGGCAAAACAATGCTTCCCGACCCCTGAGCTATTTGAAAAAACAACAGGCAATGAGGCAGTGAGCAAAAAAAGCTCCTTTATCCTCTACCTTGTGGCGATTTCGCTGTTTGCGTTTGGGTTCATTGATTTTCCCATCGTCACAATGCATGCCGCAAAGCAGAATATTTTTTCTGTAAGCTCGTTACCTTTGCTGTACGCGTGGGCGATGATAGTGGACGCCTTTGCAGCCTTGGTGTTTGGAGCGCTCTATGATAAAATTCAATTCAAAGCGCTGATTGTGTCGGGAATTATCTCGGCTTTTTCTGCCGTGTTCATTTTTTCCATAAGCTCCTTCTGGGGCATTGCCATCGGAGTTACGCTCTGGGGCATAGGCATGGGCGCGCAGGAATCAATTCTCAAGGCGGCTGTTGTGGGCTTGACCTCTAAGGAAAACCGCTCAGCCAGCTTTGGTTTTTTTGAATCCTGTTTTGGGGTCAGCTGGTTTATGGGCAGCTGGTTTATGGGGTGGCTTTACGATTTCAACCCTCACGGCCTGGTTATTTGCTCGGTAACAGCACAGTTGCTGGCACTTCCCCTGTATGCCCGCATTCACGGTGAGAAGACCACAACCAAGCCTAGCGCGGCTTAA